A segment of the Arachis hypogaea cultivar Tifrunner chromosome 5, arahy.Tifrunner.gnm2.J5K5, whole genome shotgun sequence genome:
ATCTCTTGTTACTCctaaaaacataataataattaaaaaaaaaaatcaaagttaGGTTCACTTAGCTGAACTAACTTCAACAACAACACAAAACCCTTTTGCTTAAATTTCTATTTTGatcctttttttttgttaatacaaggagatatttaattttgtaaatacaataatatatgattaataataattactatttaTAGATGTAGtctaaacaaaaataatttagaaatgttGGCGTTTAAATGTTATAAAGTTCtcaagtattaaaataattatataaataaatggaTGTAACATATATACATACCTGGAAGTTTCTCAGGATGGGTGTAACAAATCCCATCTTCACCTTCAATGGTGGGAATGAATTCATCTATCAAAGGGTGTGATTTCATGTTCTTTGACTCCACTTTGGCTTCAAGATGCTCTATTAGTTCTTGATCTGTTGGATCAAACTTCACTCCTGCTGGTAAACCTAGCCAAtcctgtaataataataataatagtttattttcaagcaaaattcaaatttaaattaaaacaaaaaaaaataaagaaagcaaaagaaggagtagagaaagaaataaagaaagatagATTGGAGAGAACAAATTAAAGAGATATCAATAAAGAGAGAGTGGATAAAAAACTTTAACACATTAATGCcaaattaaaactttaatttaGTCATGATATAATAAGtgagttttttttaaaaagaaattaattgcTTTCCATAAGGCTATGACAATAATgagaatattaattatttatctaatatttttatttttggatcaTACCGGTTTGGATTCAAACTTGTGGCCGCAACCGGGGCACTGCTTGGATCCTCCACACAACTGATGCTCTTCAAGCTTGGCATCTATGAGATCGGAGCTACTCACGGAGCTCAAGTTGCTTATCTTATTATTATTCATGGCGGCGACTCGCAATTTACACTGTTATTGTTGTTGATATAAAAacacgagaagaagaagaaggaagacgaAAAAGTTGATAtagcttcttcaattatttgaAGATCTCTTTTTCTATGGAACAGTTCTCCACCACAAATGAGCATGTGTCCTtgtttcttcaataatatcttgttgctgcaaaaaagaatattgagAATTATAACCATTCAGAtcaatatatgaaaaaaattaaaattaaataaaaataaaagatactcGGAtagattatatataataaattgcagtgacttgaaaggcatatataccaagaaaaaaaaataaaataagaactggaattttttttattttttggaacaaGTTGATATATATATGAAGTATATATATTACATCAAGATATGCATGAGGAGAATGATAATTATCCGATTGAAAAAACTGGACATGAACATAAATagataaaacaataataaaaggaagagaaaaattaaaattaaataaatttttgaaaaaaaaaaacaaagaacctTGAATATGGACAAAAGAAGATGATTGAAAACATGAACTCGAAAAGAAAATATCTGCAAAAGAAAGAGGAGAATATGCAGGAAAAACCGGAGAAAAGGGaaaatattgagaagaaagaagaaactaagaaaaagaggaaaagtaTGAGGCTATAAACCTGTGCTTTAAGCATGGAAATTAGCAGAGAATAGATAGAAGGAAGTGATGaatatgaatataataataaaagaaaaaggagaaggaagCACACTTACACATATAGATAGAGTAGTAGTTGCTTTAACACTTTGCTTCTAGTTAATTAAATTTTgagatcaagaagaagaagaagaatacggaaagagaaaagagagaaaacctgGTTGGTTTTTTCttagctaattaattaataaagctCAAAGTTATTGAAGGTCTTCAATTCTTCAAGCTAAGCTAGTCCTTTCTTTTGAGAGACCCTTGACTACAtcaaaaagcaaaaaagctatgccacatatacatatacatatatatatatatatatatatatatatatatatatatgtatgtatgtgtgtgtgtacacatatatatacatatatacatatatgcctCTCATCTTCTAGTTACTATTGACGATCCCCTTTTCAAGTGTGTACCAATTACCAACCCAAGAATTTTTGTCTGTATTTCTTTACGTATATAATACATCTCCATCTAATTATTcaatttcatatattatttagcgtatctttcttttttgatgttttaatttttttattgatttttataattttagtaaatttataattaaatttttatattttttaattgaattcttttattgtttttaattttatgattaattttttttatattaaaaatattaaaattaacgaaATATTTCTCCTAAAAAAATAAGTGGTTaaagatttaattatatttttaattgtgaatatttttaatttataaaaaaatattcagttaactctaatatttttagataaaaaaatcttattataaaattaaaagtagtgtagaaactcaattaaaagaaaataagatatataagcatctaattataaatttggtgaaactataagtaccaataaaataattaaatattttttgaaattttatcattttttaattatctattttcacataattaaaattatttaaattttattatgtgCAACTAATCAGTTATActaaatattgtatttttttaactattaatagCTATATTAACAACtctgttaaaaatataattatttatgtattttttattaatttaaattaaaaataatattataatataatattaaaatttttataactttaGAATCTAGAGTTCTATCCTtaattattccaaaaaaaaatatataagataaataaaaatttttatatgaaaaaacgTATTATAAATATAACCATTCTTGTGGAGATCATATCAAATGGTATATTTTTCATCCACAATTTATTTATCATAGAAAAAATTGGTCtaaatctattaaaaatattattcagtaataaataaattatgagtTGATGATATATGTCAAagaaatacaaatatttttacgCATTAAGGAGCTAAGTGTTTCTTCTATCATTAAATTACAGTAGTTTAACTCTTTTATAGTCAAACAAattaaagagacaaaaaaaagCAAATAGAAAACTAGTATCACTAATCACTAATGAAAAGGATTAGTGATTACACGTTAATAGGCGTGACGTGTCATAAGGGTAGGAGCTTAGAGTAATAACGACGACATATATATTATTAAGAGAGAAATTAATTACACtctcattattattatatatattcacataataACCGATTATTGATtaatataaaaagagagaaagagagatatgGGAAAAAGGGATGATAGGAACTCACATGGGTTTTGAGGTGGATGGAGTGCTGAAAATGGATCATGATGATGCTTTTGCCATGAATGTTTTATGCACAAACACTCACACattgcaagagagagagagagattgattATTTAGGGGGTTGCTTGATAAACAAGACAAAGCAGTGTGTGTATAGTACTTGATGGACCACGCCACCACCTCTTCTAATTAGTTACCTACCTATACAATTTaccttaaatataattattatctaaaatataattaaatagtaATAATCTATGCTTGTAACTTGGATTACAAGTACCAAATTGTTTTTTAAcagttttgaaaacaaatttacttggcattatatatttatatttcctttatttatctatataaaaTAGGTTAAGATGGAGGGAAAAGTGAAAAAGTGGTAGACTTAAATAATTCTTTGGGACGATAGCAATATTGCTACAGAAATTAAAGTTGTctttattcatatttattttttatatgctgaatcaatacatattttttaataatgattttttatgatcaaattattttaataattatatttgtttaaTGTTTATTAACACAATAAACAATAgttgaagaaaaaagagaaattgtattaaaaaattagataaatctgattataaaaataatttgttcatttaatatttcaaaataattgtctatttatatttaaacaataattttaatttaaatgtgataattaaataaaattattttgtctatataattttaaatattacaaaaattCATTTAATTCTTTTCTTACCATGTATTTTTTGGAGAATTAtcctaaaatagaaaaaaataatatataaattgttgTAGCTAcattttattaacaataaaatataTGCACACATTAATTTGATgtatgaaattaaataaaattagtatAGAAAATTTTTTCTATTACTATAAGATCAAGAGTGTAGCTTTTCCAACATCATAACAGTTACAAAGATTTTGTTTATAGCAATGACCATATTCAAGAATAGGAGTATAGGAGCACCATTATTtagtctcttcttttttcttttttcttttttcccttttgttaTGTGCCATGTTCTTGGCTTGTGTTATTTCCATTCAAGGCTTATATAAAGTATTGATATCACGAGAACAGAAATTATGTAGTTCACAAATGTATGAAGCAAGAAGTGGGTCCACACCACTATGTATGTGTATGTATGTGGGTCCACCATGGAAATCTTATGCTCCCATAAAGTATCCCAATCAGATGATGGTTAGGTTTCACGTTTATAACAACATTCTTTGGAGCAGTCAATACAAAAATTATGATGGAGCCTCTAATGATGTTTGCATATACATAGATGGCTATCATTGCCCCTTTGTctattagtaaattttttttgctaaaaaatattttaaattttttatacgatttaattttaatgcactgaTAATATaagatatttaatatttttatataattatatttatttttttaaataattattcatgtcattaatataaaaaattattatttttatttatgttgtattacgtaattaaatgtatctgtatatataaaaataaatttatatttatatacgttggttttatataattttaatatgtattttatattttaaaataaagatattctatatgattattaatttaataattatttttttttctttttacaaattgcaagaattaagtAGCTTTTCTTTTCATGTCATGGACGACTTAAGATTGAGAAGGGGAATTTTTGCTTAAATAGCATAGACAAACCTTGGGAATCTTTCATCAAGGGTATACGTATGTATCTAGGAGAAATTTGGATCAAGAAGGAAGAGGACCaaagaaaacaataaatataataattgaagttgcaaaattattattatttgacacATGTATTTTCTCATCAATAAAGTTTAAGGttcaaaaggaagaaagaaagaaagaaattagaACGATGTTTGGATCAGTCAATACAAAAATTATGATGGAGCCTCTCTAATGATGTGTTTGCATATAGATAGATGGCTATCATTGTCCTTTGTctattagtaaattttttttctaaaaaatattataaataatcgacagttatgtatttgtgtatatttatatacgttaattttatataattttaataaatttaatttttatgtatttttaatatcaaataattttatacgtatatttaattacataatactACAATATTAACTGtgtgaataattataaaaaaattaaatatgattgtacaattatataaaattttattattatatcaaaattaaattttatttttaatatatattttatataaattattaatttattaattaatttttttatacacgtaacattttttattttcttgtattttgcAGATGGCAAGAATTAATTAAGTAGCTTTTCTTTTAATGTCATGGACTTAACATTGAGAAGTGGAATTTTTGCTTAAATAGCATAGACAAACCTTGGGAATCTATCATCAAGGCTATATGTATCAAAAGAGAAATTTGGATCAAGAAGGAAGAGGaccaaagaaaataataaataaataataataattcaagttgcaaagttattattatttgacACATGTATTTAATAAAGTTTACGGTTaaataggaagaaaaaaaaattagaatgagagaattatatataaaattaggtgtttgctacggtacgatgacaaattcatacgtaccgatacgtttaaaatatagataaataataataagacatgtggaatttatttttcacgtcagcatttttttaaatatataatatatcaccacttttactaaaacacccttttaattaaataaaaataaaaaatatttatttatttatcttcgtCACTTGTGCACTCTTCAACGCCTTCCCCAACCGCCACACCACCATGCCAGAATCTGAATCCGACAACAACTCCGGCTTTGACATGACAGTAAATTTCGCCTCCGCCAGTCAACCCTGCTCCGACGCCGCCACCATAGCCATTGCAGATTCCTCGTCCTTCGCCATTAAGGTCTACATGTACGACCTTCCCATTCGGTTCACCTACGGTGTCATCGCCGCCCGGTCCGCCTCCCGAGGCGGCGGCACGCCTGAGAATCTAACCTCGCTGAGCTACCCAGGACACCAGCACATGGGAGAGTGGTTTCTATTCCTAGACATGAACCATCCAGAGTCAGATCGGATAGGGTCACCGGTGACCCGGGTGATGGACCCGGAAGAAGCGGAGCTGTTCTACGTGCCGTTCTTCTCGTCGCTGAGCCAGTTGGTGTCGACGAGCCAACAAGGCAATGGCTCGGAGGCGGCATACAGTGACGAGGAGACGCAGGAAGCGCTGGTGGAGTGGCTGGAGGGGCAGAAGTAGTGGCAGAGGAATGGAGGGAGGGACCACGTGTTCACGGCGGCGGACCCGAAGTCGCTGTTGCATGTGATGGATAAGGTGAAGAATAGTGTGCTTCttgtggttgggtttgggaggttgAGAGGGGACCAGGGTTCTCTGGTGAAGGATGTGGTGAGAGAGgataggaagaagagagaagaagacgaagaagataCAGGGTTTATCAACCCAGATGAAGaaaattttggttttttattttgttaatatgTTTAAcgcagataaaaaataattttgatttttatttttttaatatatttttattttgttgttttaattatttgaaactataaagttagaattaattgaattctaaaatttaattaatttaaaagagtatttttatctaatcaaataaagaaaggatgtttaagtctttttataaaattaaataaataaatattttttagttttatttaattaaaagggtgttttagtaaaagttgtgatatactatatatttaaaaaaaatttaaatgctgacgtgaaaaataaattccacatgttttattattatttgtccacATCTTAAACATATCGGTACACATGAATTTATCATTGTATCGTAGCAATCACCATAAAATTATATTGATTATTATCCATTTTAGTTGACCTTTGACGAACCAACCATGGAGCCCACATATCCTAACATAGCTTAATTATCTTCCATTAATTCCCACCACAAGTAGCTTTATTTGCTTTGCATGAAACTATACATACATAAATATTCCAGTGTTTATAATATTTGTCACCTATAAAATGGTTGGTGACACAGTTCCGAGGAATATATATCATCTCATGTACTAATGATAATTATATAgtagaaaaagaatttaatttgtaTACACATACAAATATTCCAAAATactttctccttttatttttaattttctgcataattcatcTTTAAGAATATTTCTTAAGGAGTACAACAGTACAATTCTTGATACGATTTTGTTTGTGTATATTCTAGAGTGCAAATGAAGATTTATCTGTGAACACTTTGTATTATTTTTAGCATTCCTATTTTAGCAACAATTATTAATATAATGAGAGAGGATTTTGGCATGTCACTATGATGGTTTTCATTCATTAAGTACGAAGTAATTAATTACGAAGTAATTAATGATTAGTAAACAATACATTAATTACACAGGTAGTTATATCCATTGGGGACTTATTCATTAATTATGCTATGCCACCCCACATTATGGACAATAATATTTGTGaggcaataaaaaattaatttaaataatttaaaataattttatttaatatttattaattattattaaaataattatataattttaaatataataaatatgtaattataaatattgtgtataaaattataaatattatattatataaagtgATTTTAGATATTGTCTTCTTAATATTATGGTAGCATATGCcacttttctatttttcgaataataattgaTGATTTAGCTAAAGAAAACTATAAGAATATTGGTTAAGAGAATga
Coding sequences within it:
- the LOC140173245 gene encoding probable arabinosyltransferase ARAD1; protein product: MPESESDNNSGFDMTVNFASASQPCSDAATIAIADSSSFAIKVYMYDLPIRFTYGVIAARSASRGGGTPENLTSLSYPGHQHMGEWFLFLDMNHPESDRIGSPVTRVMDPEEAELFYVPFFSSLSQLVSTSQQGNGSEAAYSDEETQEALVEWLEGQK